The following coding sequences lie in one Treponema sp. OMZ 790 genomic window:
- the topA gene encoding type I DNA topoisomerase — protein sequence MEKTTNETKKTKRTAKKTKQHCLVIVESPAKAKTIEKYLGNDYIVRASMGHLIDLPKSRLAIDIENNFTPEYITVRGRAKILKELKKEAKKSSGVFLASDNDREGEAIAFHLHEALLAECSSPIKRIVFNEITPNAIQEAVKNPMDIDMGKVNAQKSRRVLDRLVGYNLSPLLWQKVKNGLSAGRVQSVALRLICEREEEVENFIPDEYWTLDGDFKYNKTSFEAQLVKYKDNKPELKNQKEVDAIIKELGSLPALVDDIKITEKSIKPRPPFTTSTLQQVAANRIGFTSKKTMQVAQQLYEGVAVGSTRVGLITYMRTDSVRISDVAIDAVRKWITENHPKELPEGANVYAAGKKAQDAHEAIRPTYVEYTPSYLKEFLTRDQLRLYSLIWERFVSSQMKNAKTKTSSYEIKVGNAIFRAASTKVTEKGFYTVTKTLISKDEKGTALPAMKVGDAVSIEGLRPEQHFTQGPARYTDASIVKMLEEKGIGRPSTYAPIISVLLDRYYVTRSNKQLVPTQLGRIINSLLVENFSEIIDVNFTAGMENRLDEVAENKIEWPKLMESFYGSFKEKVDTALENVESIKGSLDEVTDIVCEKCGNKMVKKLGRFGVFLACSAFPECKNTKSIPLAKCPREGCGGDIIARKSKKRGKEFYGCTHFPECDFISHFKPINASCPKCGWFMVEKYDKKNGNYKACINPDCDYLHSVVEGVEDVEVDRSNE from the coding sequence ATATTTAGGTAACGATTATATAGTCAGAGCCTCAATGGGGCATCTGATAGATTTGCCTAAGTCCAGATTGGCAATAGATATAGAAAATAATTTTACTCCTGAGTATATCACGGTTAGAGGTCGTGCTAAAATTTTAAAAGAATTAAAAAAGGAAGCGAAGAAATCTTCAGGTGTCTTTCTCGCAAGTGATAATGACCGTGAAGGAGAAGCGATAGCCTTTCATTTACATGAGGCTTTACTTGCCGAATGTTCTTCTCCCATAAAAAGGATAGTTTTTAACGAAATAACTCCTAATGCGATTCAAGAAGCCGTAAAAAATCCCATGGATATTGATATGGGAAAGGTAAATGCTCAAAAATCCAGAAGAGTTTTAGACAGACTTGTAGGATATAACTTATCTCCTCTTCTTTGGCAAAAAGTAAAAAACGGTCTATCGGCCGGCCGAGTTCAATCTGTTGCTCTTCGCTTAATCTGCGAGAGGGAAGAAGAAGTTGAAAATTTTATACCGGATGAATATTGGACTCTTGACGGAGACTTTAAATACAATAAAACTTCTTTTGAAGCCCAGCTTGTAAAATACAAGGACAATAAACCCGAATTGAAAAATCAAAAAGAAGTTGATGCAATTATAAAAGAGTTGGGTTCATTACCTGCCCTTGTCGATGATATTAAAATTACCGAAAAAAGCATCAAGCCTCGTCCTCCTTTTACGACTTCTACGTTACAGCAGGTTGCGGCAAACCGAATAGGTTTTACTTCCAAAAAAACAATGCAGGTAGCCCAGCAGCTTTATGAAGGCGTTGCAGTCGGTTCTACCCGTGTAGGTTTGATTACCTATATGCGTACCGATTCGGTTAGAATATCCGATGTCGCGATAGATGCAGTGCGTAAGTGGATAACCGAAAATCATCCTAAAGAGTTACCTGAAGGAGCGAATGTGTACGCGGCAGGAAAAAAAGCTCAAGATGCACACGAAGCAATACGCCCTACCTATGTTGAGTACACTCCTTCTTATTTAAAAGAATTTTTAACTCGAGATCAATTAAGGCTTTATTCTTTGATTTGGGAACGCTTTGTTTCAAGTCAAATGAAAAATGCAAAAACAAAAACATCGAGTTACGAAATAAAAGTAGGGAACGCAATTTTTCGTGCGGCTTCTACAAAGGTAACGGAAAAAGGTTTTTACACCGTTACAAAAACCTTGATTTCAAAAGATGAAAAAGGAACAGCTCTCCCTGCAATGAAGGTCGGCGATGCAGTCAGCATCGAAGGTTTAAGACCCGAACAGCATTTTACTCAAGGCCCTGCTCGTTATACGGATGCAAGTATCGTAAAGATGCTGGAAGAAAAAGGAATCGGCCGGCCTTCAACCTATGCTCCTATTATTTCGGTTTTGCTTGACCGCTATTATGTAACTCGATCCAATAAGCAGCTTGTTCCGACCCAGTTGGGAAGAATTATAAACAGTCTTTTGGTAGAAAATTTTTCAGAAATAATCGACGTTAATTTTACTGCCGGAATGGAAAACCGCTTGGATGAAGTTGCAGAAAATAAAATAGAATGGCCTAAGCTGATGGAAAGTTTTTACGGTTCATTTAAAGAAAAAGTAGATACGGCCCTGGAAAATGTAGAAAGTATTAAGGGGTCTTTGGATGAGGTTACCGACATAGTCTGCGAAAAATGCGGAAACAAGATGGTAAAAAAACTCGGGCGCTTCGGAGTGTTTTTGGCTTGCAGCGCCTTCCCCGAATGTAAAAATACAAAATCCATTCCCTTGGCAAAATGTCCGCGTGAAGGCTGCGGCGGCGACATAATCGCCCGTAAATCAAAAAAAAGGGGAAAAGAATTTTACGGATGTACTCATTTCCCCGAATGCGATTTTATTTCTCACTTTAAGCCCATCAATGCATCCTGTCCTAAATGCGGATGGTTTATGGTAGAAAAATATGATAAGAAAAACGGAAACTATAAGGCTTGTATTAATCCTGATTGCGATTACT